Proteins co-encoded in one Arthrobacter alpinus genomic window:
- a CDS encoding NAD(P)H-quinone oxidoreductase, which yields MKAIVTTGNGGPEVLAISEVPAPQPGPGEVLIDVIAAGINRADVQQRRGFYPPPPGASPILGLEVSGRIAAFGTNVTKPFSVGQKVVALLTGGGYAAQVCVPAGQVLPLPEGIDVISAAGLPEVAATVHSNLFMTAQLQPGETVLIHGGAGGIGAMAIQLAKAAGARVIATAGSDEKVAMLTSYLGADAAVNYRTEDFGDRVNEFTEGQGANVILDVVGAKYLARNVAALATYGRLVVIGLQGGATAELDLGALLTKRAAIIGTTLRARPVEEKTAIMEGVREHVWPLIASGAIKPMVDKTFPLEQVAAAHEYFDSGAHVGKVLLTL from the coding sequence ATGAAGGCGATTGTTACAACGGGCAACGGCGGGCCGGAGGTTCTGGCCATATCCGAGGTCCCTGCGCCGCAGCCGGGCCCGGGTGAGGTGCTTATTGACGTGATTGCCGCGGGAATCAACCGTGCTGACGTGCAGCAGCGCCGTGGTTTCTACCCGCCGCCACCCGGAGCCTCCCCCATTTTGGGCTTGGAAGTGTCGGGTCGGATCGCCGCTTTTGGGACGAACGTGACTAAGCCGTTCAGCGTTGGCCAGAAGGTTGTGGCCTTGCTCACAGGGGGCGGTTATGCGGCTCAGGTCTGTGTTCCGGCAGGTCAAGTGCTGCCGTTGCCAGAAGGAATTGATGTGATTTCCGCCGCAGGGCTACCTGAGGTTGCTGCCACGGTTCACTCGAATCTGTTCATGACGGCTCAGCTGCAGCCCGGCGAGACGGTGCTCATTCACGGCGGCGCCGGCGGCATTGGGGCTATGGCCATCCAGCTCGCCAAGGCGGCCGGTGCGCGAGTTATTGCCACGGCCGGCAGCGACGAGAAGGTCGCCATGCTCACCAGCTACCTCGGAGCCGATGCGGCCGTCAACTACCGCACCGAAGACTTCGGGGACCGAGTCAACGAATTTACCGAGGGTCAAGGCGCAAACGTGATTCTCGACGTCGTCGGCGCTAAATACCTGGCCCGCAATGTGGCCGCCTTGGCCACCTATGGCCGTTTGGTGGTTATTGGCTTGCAGGGAGGTGCGACGGCGGAACTGGACCTGGGTGCGCTGCTCACCAAACGCGCGGCCATTATTGGCACCACGCTGCGTGCCCGGCCGGTTGAGGAAAAGACAGCCATCATGGAAGGCGTGCGCGAGCACGTCTGGCCCCTGATTGCCAGCGGCGCTATCAAGCCCATGGTGGACAAGACGTTCCCGTTGGAGCAAGTCGCCGCCGCGCATGAATACTTTGATTCGGGCGCGCATGTCGGCAAGGTGCTACTGACGCTCTAG
- a CDS encoding low temperature requirement protein A yields MEGIPQSRNAPPRPPAREPGRVHWMELFFDLVFVAFVGQLAHGIHGDPGWPEFGTYLLLFFPAWWAWVNIVSVINLLPGLSARALGLAMLSAMAASALMAASAPEAFGDRAWAFSLANGALRVLLLVLWLRQHREHSADPSWRIWIYNGGTATLWLAAALLPLPAAVVLWAVSIAVEVGMVANSNRIGADRSMASINIEHAAERLGLFVIIVLGESVFSIVTDASADWSPGAGLAASLGFVIVALLGWAFFQYGVGTLSAGLERLHERGDLAGILQTTLFMPFVLVVGVTSIAASIATAIPEPFERLPLGASIALGGGIALLHGMNVSVSCAMASHPARPMPGTSPQW; encoded by the coding sequence ATGGAGGGAATTCCCCAGTCACGCAATGCCCCGCCCCGGCCTCCGGCGCGTGAACCCGGTCGCGTCCACTGGATGGAGCTGTTCTTCGATCTGGTGTTCGTAGCATTCGTGGGGCAGCTGGCCCACGGTATTCATGGCGATCCCGGCTGGCCAGAGTTCGGTACCTACCTGTTGCTTTTCTTCCCAGCGTGGTGGGCATGGGTCAATATTGTCTCAGTCATCAATCTTCTGCCCGGGCTCTCCGCCCGCGCGCTGGGCCTGGCGATGCTGTCTGCCATGGCGGCCTCGGCACTCATGGCTGCATCCGCGCCCGAAGCCTTCGGCGACAGGGCATGGGCGTTTTCGCTGGCCAACGGCGCCCTGCGAGTGCTGCTCCTTGTGTTGTGGCTACGCCAGCACCGAGAACATTCGGCCGACCCCTCCTGGCGGATCTGGATCTACAACGGCGGCACCGCCACCCTCTGGCTCGCCGCAGCGCTCCTGCCGCTGCCGGCCGCCGTGGTGCTCTGGGCGGTTTCCATTGCGGTGGAGGTGGGCATGGTGGCCAACAGCAACCGGATCGGGGCCGACCGCAGCATGGCCTCCATCAACATTGAACACGCCGCCGAGCGCTTGGGCTTGTTCGTCATCATCGTGCTGGGAGAATCGGTGTTCAGCATTGTCACGGATGCCTCGGCCGACTGGAGTCCGGGCGCCGGGCTCGCGGCGTCACTAGGGTTCGTGATTGTGGCCCTGCTCGGCTGGGCGTTCTTCCAATACGGCGTGGGCACGCTATCCGCGGGACTGGAGCGGCTCCATGAGCGCGGGGACCTCGCCGGCATCTTGCAGACCACACTGTTCATGCCGTTTGTGCTGGTGGTTGGCGTGACCTCAATTGCCGCCAGCATCGCCACAGCCATCCCTGAGCCGTTTGAGCGGCTGCCTCTGGGTGCGTCCATTGCCCTTGGCGGCGGGATCGCTCTGCTCCACGGCATGAACGTCTCGGTCTCCTGCGCTATGGCCAGCCACCCCGCGCGGCCAATGCCTGGAACGTCCCCACAGTGGTAA
- a CDS encoding carbon starvation CstA family protein: MSVPSSRADEPADVLVQDPDLPPVAVNLEEEAEAHKWTPIKIAIWAAIALLGGVAWVMLAVVRGESVNAIWFVFAAVCTYLIAYRFYSKVIEKFLVKPNDKRATPAEYKADGKDFVPTDRNVLFGHHFAAIAGAGPLVGPILAAQMGYLPGTIWIIVGVVLAGAVQDYLVLHFSMRRGGRSLGQMAREELGVIGGTAALIATLLIMIIIVAILALVVVNALGESPWGVFSVSMTIPIALFMGVYLRFLRPGKVMEVSLIGVVLLLAAIIGGGMVAATEWGAAAFHLDRTTLAWCIIVYGFIAAILPVWLLLAPRDYLSTFMKIGTIVMLAGSIVLVRPTINVPAFSEFAGRSDGPVFSGTLFPFLFVTIACGALSGFHALIASGTTPKLIEKERQARYIGYGGMLMESFVAIMALVAALSIDRGIYFAMNSSGAATGGTIEGAAAFVNSLGLTGVHVDPATLAQTASDVGEESIVSRTGGAPTLAVGLAHIMQQVAGGQAMMSFWYHFAIMFEALFILTAVDAGTRVARFMLQDSIGNFVPKFKDTSWRAGSWITTGIMVAGWGAILIMGVTDPLGGINTLFPLFGIANQLLAAIALSVCLVIVSKTTHVKYLWMVALPLAFVTVVTVVASFQKIFSTVPAVGYWAQHNAFKTALANGETSHGTAKTVAAMEAVVRNTFVQGTLSIIFVVLSLIVIATAILVTIRAIKAGGGPSMEDPAVASRIFAPASVLPNAAEKVLVKEWAESGKQTARSGH, encoded by the coding sequence ATGAGTGTGCCGTCGAGCAGGGCTGATGAACCAGCCGATGTTTTAGTCCAGGACCCGGATCTGCCACCCGTAGCCGTCAACCTCGAAGAAGAGGCAGAGGCTCATAAGTGGACTCCGATCAAGATCGCCATCTGGGCAGCCATTGCGCTGTTGGGTGGCGTTGCTTGGGTCATGTTGGCAGTGGTTCGCGGTGAATCAGTCAACGCCATTTGGTTCGTTTTCGCCGCAGTGTGCACCTACTTGATTGCCTACCGTTTCTACTCCAAGGTCATCGAGAAATTTCTCGTCAAGCCCAATGACAAGCGCGCCACCCCGGCCGAATACAAGGCCGACGGCAAGGACTTCGTCCCCACCGACCGCAACGTCCTCTTCGGACACCACTTCGCCGCCATTGCCGGCGCTGGCCCCCTCGTGGGCCCCATCCTTGCAGCCCAAATGGGTTACCTGCCCGGCACTATCTGGATCATCGTCGGCGTCGTTCTTGCCGGTGCGGTCCAGGATTACTTGGTCCTCCACTTCTCCATGCGCCGCGGCGGCCGTTCCTTGGGCCAGATGGCGCGCGAAGAACTCGGCGTCATCGGCGGCACCGCTGCCCTGATCGCCACCCTGCTGATCATGATCATCATTGTTGCCATCCTGGCCCTGGTGGTTGTCAACGCACTGGGCGAATCCCCGTGGGGCGTCTTCTCGGTCTCCATGACCATCCCGATCGCCCTGTTCATGGGCGTGTACCTGCGTTTCCTGCGCCCCGGCAAGGTCATGGAAGTCTCCTTGATCGGCGTCGTACTGCTGCTCGCGGCCATTATTGGCGGCGGCATGGTCGCAGCCACCGAATGGGGCGCTGCCGCATTCCATCTGGACCGCACCACGCTCGCCTGGTGCATCATCGTCTACGGTTTCATTGCCGCCATCTTGCCCGTCTGGCTCCTGCTGGCCCCGCGCGACTATCTCTCCACATTCATGAAGATCGGCACCATCGTGATGCTGGCCGGCTCCATTGTGCTGGTCCGGCCCACCATCAACGTCCCGGCATTCAGCGAATTTGCTGGCCGCAGCGACGGCCCGGTCTTCTCCGGCACACTGTTCCCGTTCCTGTTTGTCACCATTGCCTGTGGCGCGCTGTCCGGTTTCCACGCCTTGATCGCCTCCGGCACCACGCCCAAGCTGATCGAAAAGGAACGCCAGGCCCGTTACATTGGCTACGGCGGCATGCTCATGGAGTCCTTCGTGGCCATCATGGCGCTGGTCGCGGCGCTGTCCATTGACCGCGGCATTTACTTCGCCATGAACTCCTCGGGGGCGGCCACCGGCGGCACCATCGAAGGTGCGGCGGCGTTCGTGAACTCGCTGGGCCTGACCGGTGTGCACGTTGACCCCGCAACCCTGGCCCAAACCGCGTCCGACGTTGGCGAAGAGTCCATCGTTTCGCGCACCGGCGGCGCCCCCACCCTCGCCGTGGGTCTGGCGCACATCATGCAGCAGGTGGCCGGCGGCCAAGCGATGATGAGCTTCTGGTACCACTTCGCCATCATGTTTGAGGCGCTCTTCATCCTCACCGCTGTCGACGCCGGAACTCGCGTTGCGCGCTTCATGCTGCAGGATTCCATTGGTAACTTTGTGCCGAAGTTCAAGGACACCTCTTGGCGCGCGGGCTCGTGGATCACCACGGGCATCATGGTGGCCGGTTGGGGAGCGATCCTCATCATGGGAGTCACCGATCCGCTGGGTGGCATCAACACCTTGTTCCCGCTCTTCGGAATCGCCAACCAGCTGCTGGCCGCCATTGCGCTGTCCGTCTGCCTCGTGATCGTTTCCAAGACCACGCACGTGAAGTACCTGTGGATGGTGGCGCTGCCGCTCGCTTTTGTCACCGTTGTGACAGTGGTTGCTTCCTTCCAGAAGATCTTCTCCACCGTCCCGGCCGTGGGCTACTGGGCTCAGCACAACGCGTTCAAGACGGCGCTGGCTAACGGCGAAACCAGTCACGGTACGGCCAAGACTGTTGCAGCAATGGAGGCCGTTGTTCGCAATACCTTCGTGCAGGGAACACTGTCCATCATCTTTGTGGTGCTGTCCCTGATCGTCATTGCGACGGCCATTCTGGTCACCATCCGCGCCATCAAGGCCGGTGGCGGACCCAGCATGGAAGACCCTGCCGTGGCATCGCGTATTTTCGCCCCGGCTTCGGTACTTCCCAACGCGGCCGAGAAGGTGCTTGTCAAGGAATGGGCTGAATCCGGCAAGCAAACAGCACGGTCCGGTCACTAG
- a CDS encoding DDE-type integrase/transposase/recombinase — protein sequence MENPTHQADRAYESRISTIHQEWILEFILAGWEKNNSVDHSFATAWDNGVMIASRRTWWRVAAEYEDQNARPTVPTKRGGKRGTAQKPVLKATGPCQVWSWDISDVYSKWQGRVYKVYSIMDIYSREIVGWRIEEREADYLAVEMFEAAIARYGAPRVVHADSGPSMRSHLLRDSLNSHGVELTFNRPYVSNDNPFSESGFRTMKYRPGYPRIFESLEAARDYLTDYVRWYSNDHKHSGIALFSPAQVHDGSWKELWDKREKTHQEYYEQNPGRFRQRPTTPAPAQHVGINLPKPEEHQKIA from the coding sequence GTGGAGAACCCCACCCATCAAGCCGACCGGGCCTATGAAAGCCGGATCAGTACCATCCATCAGGAGTGGATTCTTGAGTTCATTCTGGCCGGCTGGGAGAAGAACAACTCCGTGGATCATTCTTTCGCCACGGCCTGGGACAACGGCGTGATGATCGCCTCCCGCCGCACGTGGTGGCGGGTCGCGGCAGAGTACGAGGACCAGAATGCGCGCCCCACAGTCCCGACCAAACGCGGCGGTAAACGCGGCACCGCGCAGAAGCCGGTTCTCAAGGCCACCGGTCCCTGCCAGGTCTGGTCTTGGGACATCAGTGACGTCTATTCCAAGTGGCAGGGAAGGGTTTACAAGGTGTATTCCATCATGGATATCTACTCCCGGGAGATCGTCGGCTGGCGGATCGAGGAACGCGAGGCTGACTACCTCGCCGTCGAGATGTTCGAGGCCGCCATCGCCCGCTACGGCGCCCCGCGCGTGGTTCACGCGGACTCGGGCCCATCCATGAGGTCACACCTGCTCCGTGACTCTCTCAATTCCCACGGCGTGGAACTCACTTTTAACCGTCCCTACGTCTCCAACGACAATCCCTTCAGTGAGTCAGGTTTTCGCACGATGAAATATCGGCCCGGTTACCCTCGAATCTTCGAAAGCCTCGAGGCCGCCAGGGACTACCTCACCGACTACGTGCGCTGGTACAGCAACGATCACAAACACTCCGGCATCGCCTTGTTCTCACCAGCACAAGTCCACGACGGGTCCTGGAAAGAGCTCTGGGATAAACGCGAAAAAACCCACCAGGAATACTACGAACAAAACCCAGGAAGGTTCCGCCAACGACCCACCACACCAGCCCCAGCCCAACACGTAGGGATCAACCTCCCCAAACCCGAAGAACACCAAAAAATAGCCTAG
- a CDS encoding iron ABC transporter substrate-binding protein, producing the protein MLTWSTLKTLRKSTLTVIAGASILALAACSGSTTPSESNGASGGANDAITVYNAQHESLTQAWVDEFTKETGIKVILRQGSDLELSNQIIAEGAKSPADVFLTENSPAMTQVENAGLFADTSAKVQEQVPAEYRPSTNKWTGIAARSTVFAYDKTKLTEAQLPKSIMDLADPAWKGRWAASPSGADFQAIVSAMLELKGQDATLSWLKSMKENYKSYKGNSTAMKAVNAGEVEGAVIYHYYYFGDQAKTGENSKNVALHYFKNEDPGAFVSISGGGVLASSAHQTSAAKFLEYVTGKAGQTILQTGTSFEYPVGSDVAANEKLTPLADLQAPKIDPAKLNSAQVTDLMTQAGLL; encoded by the coding sequence ATGTTGACCTGGTCCACCCTGAAGACGTTGCGAAAAAGCACTCTGACCGTCATTGCAGGCGCCTCCATTCTTGCCCTTGCGGCCTGCAGCGGCTCCACCACACCGTCGGAGAGCAATGGTGCATCCGGCGGCGCAAATGACGCCATCACCGTCTACAACGCCCAGCATGAATCACTCACACAGGCGTGGGTTGATGAGTTCACCAAGGAAACAGGCATCAAGGTCATTCTCCGCCAGGGCAGCGACCTTGAGCTGAGCAACCAGATCATCGCTGAAGGTGCCAAGTCGCCGGCCGATGTGTTCCTGACGGAAAACTCCCCAGCCATGACGCAGGTTGAAAATGCCGGCCTCTTCGCCGACACCAGCGCCAAGGTGCAGGAGCAGGTCCCGGCGGAATACCGCCCGTCCACCAACAAGTGGACCGGAATTGCCGCCCGCAGCACCGTCTTTGCCTACGACAAGACCAAGCTGACCGAGGCGCAACTGCCCAAATCCATCATGGACTTGGCCGATCCCGCCTGGAAGGGCCGCTGGGCCGCGTCACCGTCCGGCGCTGATTTCCAGGCCATTGTTTCGGCCATGCTGGAGCTCAAGGGCCAAGACGCCACGCTGTCCTGGCTGAAGTCCATGAAGGAAAACTACAAGTCCTACAAGGGCAACAGCACGGCCATGAAGGCTGTCAATGCTGGCGAGGTTGAAGGCGCCGTCATCTACCACTACTACTACTTTGGCGATCAGGCCAAGACCGGCGAGAACTCCAAGAACGTGGCCCTGCACTACTTCAAGAATGAAGATCCGGGCGCATTCGTTTCGATCTCCGGCGGTGGCGTTTTGGCCTCCAGTGCGCATCAGACCAGTGCTGCGAAGTTCCTCGAGTACGTCACTGGCAAGGCTGGTCAGACCATTCTCCAGACCGGCACCAGCTTCGAGTACCCGGTGGGCTCTGACGTTGCTGCCAACGAGAAGCTGACCCCGCTGGCCGATCTGCAAGCCCCCAAGATCGATCCTGCCAAGTTGAACTCTGCGCAGGTTACCGATCTCATGACGCAGGCAGGTCTGCTCTAA
- a CDS encoding ABC transporter permease: MTSKQRTTSAPRLGANTLAKRTLAKKAGGRGPHLGPWPVVVLCLVIAAFSVLPLGFVVVATANTGWDTVIAMVFRPRVGELLFNTLLLVLITVPLCVVIGVGGAWLVERTSLAGHKVWAVLLAAPLAIPAFVNSYAWVSAIPSLGGIFGGVLISVLSYFPLVYIPVAAVLSRLDPALEQSAASLGLGPVRVFFRVVLPQLRLATAGGALLVSLHLLAEYGAFAMIAFDTFTTAIYDQFRSTFNGAAANMLASVLVVFCLLLLLAESRARGSARYARVGAGVQSNPSRLKLGVFQGPSQLFLIAVSALALGVPLWHVGRWLVAGGAAIWQRSDLLQTLLQTLGYGLAGALLTTVLAFPLAYLVVRHAGPVSKVLEAVNYISSSMPGIVVALALVTITVHNVPAIYQSSLVLVAAYALLFMPRALVNLRAGLAQVPYELDEAAQALGKPPLLAFMRVTLRLSAPAAAGGAALVFLGIANELTATLLLAPNGTRTLATQFWSLSSEIDYMGAAPYALLMILLSAPMTYLLFVQSKKAAGQ, translated from the coding sequence ATGACTTCCAAGCAACGTACGACGTCGGCGCCTAGGTTGGGTGCCAATACTTTGGCCAAGCGCACCTTGGCTAAGAAGGCTGGGGGGCGGGGTCCACACCTCGGCCCCTGGCCCGTCGTTGTGCTGTGCCTGGTGATTGCCGCGTTCTCCGTGCTGCCGCTGGGATTCGTGGTGGTCGCTACCGCCAACACCGGGTGGGACACCGTGATTGCGATGGTGTTCCGACCCCGTGTTGGCGAACTGCTGTTCAATACGCTGTTGTTGGTGCTCATCACCGTGCCGCTGTGTGTGGTGATTGGCGTTGGCGGTGCTTGGTTGGTGGAGCGCACCAGCCTTGCTGGACATAAGGTCTGGGCCGTACTTCTGGCGGCACCTCTGGCTATCCCGGCCTTCGTCAACAGTTATGCCTGGGTCAGCGCCATTCCGTCTCTGGGTGGGATCTTTGGCGGTGTCCTCATTTCGGTGCTGTCCTATTTTCCGTTAGTGTACATTCCCGTTGCGGCCGTGCTGAGCCGCTTGGATCCGGCGTTGGAACAGTCGGCGGCATCTTTGGGTCTTGGACCTGTACGAGTATTTTTCCGTGTGGTGTTGCCGCAGCTTCGGCTCGCAACGGCCGGCGGGGCGCTGCTGGTGTCCTTGCACCTTTTGGCCGAATACGGCGCCTTCGCCATGATTGCGTTCGACACCTTCACCACCGCCATTTATGACCAGTTCCGGTCCACGTTCAACGGTGCTGCAGCGAATATGCTCGCAAGCGTCCTGGTGGTCTTTTGCCTGTTACTCTTGCTGGCCGAGTCCAGGGCCCGCGGCAGTGCCCGGTATGCGCGGGTTGGTGCTGGTGTGCAATCAAACCCCAGCCGCCTCAAACTTGGCGTCTTTCAGGGGCCCAGTCAGCTGTTCCTGATCGCGGTGTCGGCGCTGGCCCTGGGTGTTCCGCTGTGGCATGTGGGCCGCTGGCTGGTTGCCGGGGGAGCCGCCATCTGGCAGCGCTCCGATCTACTGCAAACGTTGCTGCAAACGTTGGGCTATGGCTTGGCCGGCGCCTTGCTGACAACGGTGTTGGCCTTCCCTCTGGCCTATTTGGTGGTCCGACATGCCGGGCCCGTCAGTAAGGTTCTGGAAGCCGTGAACTATATTTCCAGTTCCATGCCGGGCATTGTGGTGGCGTTGGCACTGGTGACAATCACTGTCCACAACGTGCCCGCGATTTACCAAAGTTCCTTGGTGCTGGTGGCCGCTTACGCGTTGTTGTTCATGCCGCGAGCACTCGTGAACCTGCGGGCAGGTCTGGCTCAGGTGCCGTATGAACTCGATGAGGCCGCCCAGGCGCTAGGCAAACCGCCCCTGCTGGCGTTCATGCGCGTGACATTGCGGCTCTCAGCTCCGGCGGCGGCAGGTGGTGCCGCTCTGGTGTTCCTTGGAATTGCCAATGAGCTGACAGCAACCTTGCTGCTTGCCCCCAATGGCACCCGGACCCTGGCCACGCAGTTCTGGTCGCTGAGCAGCGAAATCGACTACATGGGCGCTGCCCCCTATGCCTTGCTGATGATTCTGCTCTCGGCACCCATGACCTACCTCCTGTTCGTGCAATCCAAGAAAGCGGCCGGCCAATGA
- a CDS encoding bacterial proteasome activator family protein — MSEKAQIPAPDNAAEDKVVDGVLDGLVAAGQDKTALNESDEPAAVKKPSNVAAMVDQPAKVMRIGTMIKQLLDEVKSAPLDDAARTRLAEIHQASIAELEDGLAPELVAELHRLSLPFSETKAPSDAELRIAQAQLVGWLEGLFHGIQTALAAQAMANQQTASRMALHQLPPGTVIAPGVVVGPNGEPQRAPAGSDGPRAVSGDGSGSITGGAESGSPGQYL, encoded by the coding sequence ATGAGTGAAAAGGCGCAGATCCCGGCCCCTGACAATGCGGCCGAGGACAAGGTTGTGGACGGTGTTCTGGACGGGCTGGTAGCTGCGGGGCAGGACAAGACTGCGCTGAACGAGTCGGACGAGCCTGCCGCCGTCAAGAAGCCGAGCAATGTGGCGGCGATGGTGGACCAGCCAGCGAAGGTCATGCGGATTGGCACCATGATCAAACAGCTTCTGGACGAGGTGAAGAGTGCCCCGCTCGATGACGCTGCACGTACTCGCCTCGCGGAAATTCACCAAGCGTCCATCGCCGAGCTCGAAGACGGCCTGGCTCCTGAGCTCGTGGCAGAACTGCACCGCCTGAGCCTGCCGTTTTCGGAGACAAAAGCGCCGTCGGACGCCGAGCTGCGCATTGCCCAAGCTCAGCTGGTGGGCTGGTTGGAGGGCCTGTTTCACGGCATTCAGACGGCGCTGGCGGCACAGGCCATGGCGAATCAGCAGACGGCATCCCGGATGGCGTTGCACCAACTGCCGCCCGGAACCGTCATTGCCCCGGGCGTGGTGGTGGGCCCTAACGGTGAGCCGCAGCGCGCGCCGGCGGGCTCAGATGGGCCGCGAGCAGTGTCCGGCGATGGCTCTGGCTCCATCACTGGCGGGGCCGAATCGGGCAGCCCGGGACAGTATCTATGA
- a CDS encoding YbdD/YjiX family protein, with the protein MDVLRSAGRGLMAVNKYLKGVLGEDSYDKYLEHHQATACATAPMTVKEFWRDKTDRQDANPEGRCC; encoded by the coding sequence ATGGACGTGTTGCGCAGCGCCGGCCGCGGCCTGATGGCGGTGAACAAGTACCTCAAGGGGGTCCTCGGCGAGGATTCTTACGACAAGTATCTTGAGCATCACCAGGCCACCGCCTGTGCCACCGCGCCCATGACGGTCAAGGAGTTCTGGCGCGATAAGACTGACCGCCAGGACGCCAATCCTGAAGGTCGCTGCTGCTAG
- a CDS encoding ABC transporter ATP-binding protein gives MTSHPKQSGAAAAGDPAADGAAVSTPVPVTAGSRTFVQATSDAPAHLQVSDVHKSFGGTDVLKGVDLDVMQGRTTAIVGPSGSGKTTLLRLIAGFSAPDSGRIALGGKEVAGPSQWNPAHKRSVGYVAQDGALFPHLNVGANIAFGLPLRGKAASLRVGELLEMVSMDPSYAKRRPHQLSGGQQQRVALARALARQPELMLLDEPFSALDAGLRVATRRAVSQTLEQAGVTTILVTHDQAEALSFADQVAVMRDGRLAQIGSPFVVYTRPADRATAEFLGDAVIIEAWLEGSLALCSLGGIPVRRPPIQGKVHLMLRPEQIRIADGGPIRGRVVDTDYFGPETTVRIQLDAIKVDADHPLDPHQPVGGEIITIRHWNAMLARPGTELSLKVVGEGVVFPWD, from the coding sequence ATGACCTCTCACCCCAAACAGTCCGGCGCAGCTGCAGCCGGCGACCCCGCAGCCGACGGCGCCGCTGTAAGTACGCCTGTGCCGGTCACGGCAGGGAGCAGGACCTTTGTGCAGGCCACCAGCGATGCCCCGGCGCATTTGCAGGTCAGCGATGTGCACAAGAGTTTTGGTGGCACCGATGTGCTCAAGGGCGTGGACTTGGACGTCATGCAAGGGCGCACCACAGCCATCGTGGGGCCATCCGGCTCCGGAAAAACCACGCTACTGCGGCTCATTGCAGGTTTCTCGGCACCCGATTCTGGCCGGATCGCACTCGGTGGAAAAGAAGTGGCCGGACCGTCCCAGTGGAATCCTGCCCACAAGCGCAGCGTTGGTTACGTGGCGCAGGATGGTGCACTATTTCCGCATTTGAACGTGGGCGCCAACATCGCCTTCGGGTTGCCTTTGCGAGGTAAAGCTGCATCGCTGCGGGTGGGGGAGTTGCTGGAAATGGTCTCGATGGACCCCTCCTATGCCAAGCGCCGCCCGCACCAGCTATCCGGTGGACAGCAGCAACGTGTGGCCTTGGCGCGGGCGCTGGCCCGCCAGCCGGAACTGATGCTGTTGGATGAACCGTTCAGCGCGCTCGATGCTGGCCTGCGCGTTGCTACCCGGCGCGCGGTCTCCCAAACATTGGAACAGGCCGGGGTGACCACCATCCTCGTCACGCACGATCAAGCGGAGGCGCTCAGCTTCGCCGACCAAGTGGCCGTCATGCGCGACGGTAGGCTGGCCCAAATCGGCAGTCCCTTCGTTGTCTACACCCGCCCGGCTGACAGGGCCACGGCAGAATTTCTGGGAGACGCCGTCATTATCGAAGCATGGCTGGAAGGCTCCCTAGCGCTCTGCTCGCTCGGCGGAATCCCCGTACGCCGCCCACCCATTCAAGGCAAAGTGCATCTGATGCTCCGGCCCGAACAAATCCGTATTGCCGACGGCGGCCCCATCCGCGGGCGCGTGGTCGACACCGATTACTTTGGCCCCGAAACTACTGTCCGAATCCAATTGGACGCTATCAAGGTCGACGCCGATCACCCCCTCGATCCGCACCAGCCGGTCGGTGGCGAAATCATCACCATCAGGCATTGGAACGCGATGTTGGCCCGCCCCGGCACGGAACTGTCACTGAAGGTGGTCGGCGAAGGCGTCGTCTTCCCCTGGGACTGA